One genomic window of Candidatus Nitrosopumilus sediminis includes the following:
- a CDS encoding lysylphosphatidylglycerol synthase transmembrane domain-containing protein has translation MNWRLIAIPLTLIPIFIIAIQFDIQIEDVLAIGLFPFLGAIAAMLIKLGLQGVKFAYITRKYLGNFDSFFKLVGVRVGSEFIKFTTPMFVGAEFVVIYYLHKKGAKPAKSAWIAIMDIVTEVFAAGLLSIIAGIIALLNGAYVVAGVILATSIIITSLWMVMFFLSSKHTFQVPKVLENLAKKFGKEKGAKAIDKTNTWMEEVCTMSRENLKTSESKKIFTVSFLFSLASWSFYGISFMIIAVGTDFAINAFDSIMAVMGANAIGNLPITIGGSGLAEFGIVAYLNNLDPFAFEITEGIVGWDAVIGWRIATYYVPIVITWLLLVKLALSRISKS, from the coding sequence ATGAACTGGAGATTAATTGCTATTCCATTAACCTTAATTCCTATTTTCATAATTGCCATTCAATTTGATATCCAAATAGAAGATGTTTTAGCTATTGGATTATTTCCGTTTCTTGGAGCAATAGCTGCCATGTTGATCAAACTGGGTCTTCAAGGCGTGAAATTTGCATACATTACAAGAAAATATCTTGGAAATTTTGACTCGTTTTTTAAGCTAGTTGGTGTCAGAGTTGGCAGCGAATTTATCAAATTTACAACTCCGATGTTTGTTGGTGCAGAATTTGTTGTGATATATTATTTGCATAAAAAAGGAGCAAAGCCTGCAAAGTCTGCATGGATTGCAATTATGGATATTGTAACTGAAGTGTTTGCAGCAGGTTTGTTATCAATAATTGCAGGTATCATCGCATTACTAAATGGTGCATATGTAGTTGCAGGAGTTATTTTGGCAACCAGTATTATTATTACATCTCTGTGGATGGTTATGTTCTTTCTATCATCCAAACACACATTCCAAGTTCCCAAAGTGTTAGAAAATCTTGCAAAGAAATTTGGAAAAGAAAAAGGGGCCAAAGCCATTGATAAAACCAACACCTGGATGGAAGAAGTATGTACAATGAGTCGAGAGAATCTAAAAACTTCTGAATCTAAAAAAATCTTTACAGTTTCATTCTTGTTCTCCCTTGCATCTTGGTCCTTTTATGGAATTTCATTTATGATTATTGCAGTGGGAACTGACTTTGCAATTAATGCATTTGATTCTATAATGGCTGTAATGGGTGCAAATGCAATTGGAAATCTGCCAATCACAATAGGAGGGTCAGGTTTGGCAGAATTTGGAATTGTTGCGTATCTGAATAATTTGGATCCATTTGCATTTGAAATTACTGAGGGAATTGTAGGCTGGGATGCAGTAATTGGATGGAGAATTGCCACATACTATGTACCAATTGTCATTACATGGCTACTTTTGGTAAAACTAGCACTAAGTAGAATATCCAAATCTTAG
- a CDS encoding 7-cyano-7-deazaguanine synthase — translation MKKAVIVFSGGVDSVCAVSYLKSKYELYGITFSYGQKANSEIVAAKSFAKKLGLKQHKIIDIGFMKDLYGNSNVLTSSKRKIPSKFEYSIVVPIRNAVFLSISSAWAFTLNASLVAYGAHTGDKHYPDCRPNFAKKLEVAFNQGEIDGIESKLRKKIEIWSPYRQGLSKSDLLKSGMKVLGNSIFKTWSCYSSKKYHCGVCESCNNRKNAFTKAGITDKTKYLK, via the coding sequence ATGAAAAAAGCAGTTATTGTTTTCAGTGGTGGTGTTGATTCTGTATGTGCAGTTTCATATTTGAAATCAAAATATGAGTTATATGGAATTACATTTTCATACGGACAAAAAGCAAATAGTGAGATTGTAGCTGCCAAATCTTTTGCAAAAAAACTAGGGCTAAAACAGCATAAAATTATTGATATTGGTTTTATGAAAGATTTGTATGGAAATTCCAACGTTTTAACAAGTTCTAAAAGAAAAATTCCCAGCAAGTTTGAATACTCTATTGTAGTTCCAATCAGGAATGCAGTTTTCCTATCAATTTCCTCAGCATGGGCTTTTACTCTTAATGCTTCTCTAGTAGCTTATGGTGCTCATACTGGAGACAAACACTATCCTGACTGTAGACCAAACTTTGCAAAAAAACTAGAAGTTGCATTTAATCAGGGTGAGATAGATGGAATTGAATCAAAACTTAGAAAGAAGATTGAGATTTGGTCGCCTTATCGTCAGGGATTGTCAAAAAGTGACTTGTTAAAATCAGGAATGAAAGTTTTGGGTAATTCCATATTCAAAACATGGAGTTGTTATTCTAGCAAAAAATATCATTGCGGGGTTTGTGAATCTTGTAACAATAGAAAAAATGCATTTACAAAAGCAGGTATTACAGACAAAACAAAATATCTCAAATGA
- the folE gene encoding GTP cyclohydrolase I FolE: MDQERVKKLVRELIIEVGEDPTREGLRETPERIANMYKEIFSGYDSDSELSVQFSEDSDVVIARDIQFYSMCEHHMLPFYGKIHIAYSPNGRVFGISKLVRLVEKYSKRLQIQERLTKNIADELHSQGVKGVVVLADAEHLCMKMRGVKNDATLSSSAFRGIYENKEEKAGIMSLIRQRSSDLPF; encoded by the coding sequence ATGGACCAAGAGCGTGTAAAAAAACTCGTTAGAGAATTAATCATTGAAGTTGGTGAAGATCCTACACGTGAGGGATTACGGGAGACTCCTGAAAGAATTGCAAATATGTACAAAGAAATCTTTAGTGGATATGATTCTGATTCAGAATTATCAGTCCAATTCTCAGAAGACTCTGATGTAGTAATTGCTCGTGACATTCAATTTTATTCAATGTGTGAACACCATATGTTGCCTTTTTACGGCAAAATTCACATTGCATACTCTCCAAATGGCAGAGTTTTTGGAATATCAAAACTTGTTAGACTAGTTGAAAAATATTCAAAAAGACTCCAAATACAAGAACGATTGACAAAAAATATTGCTGATGAGCTACACTCTCAGGGAGTAAAAGGAGTAGTTGTTTTAGCTGATGCAGAGCACCTTTGTATGAAAATGCGTGGCGTCAAAAATGATGCTACACTTTCCTCATCTGCATTCAGAGGCATTTATGAAAATAAAGAAGAAAAGGCAGGCATTATGTCTCTAATCAGACAACGTTCCTCTGATTTGCCCTTTTAG
- a CDS encoding homoserine kinase, which yields MVSKVTVKAPSSTANLGPGFDVFGLAVDAFYDTVTLTRTKNGIKIITDDDIPTNPEKNTAGLVVKNMKKKFKIGEGVEIKIKKGIPAGFGMGSSAASAAATAVAFDKLFSLKLNGNSLVEFAGSGEKASAGTVHYDNVAASVLGGFVIVKTNPLDIIRIEPPANLRMCVAVPTINVPKKKTKVSRGVIPKKIKLTDSILNLSNASAIVAGFMKKDPEMIGNSIKDVIVEPARKHMIPGFTKVKENAIKAGALGVTISGAGPSVIAFSKSSADLKKISLAMSKGFASANTKCQTIICKPSKGAADKRK from the coding sequence ATGGTATCAAAAGTTACAGTAAAGGCGCCTTCTTCTACTGCAAATCTAGGTCCAGGCTTTGATGTGTTTGGATTAGCAGTAGATGCATTTTATGATACAGTCACATTAACTAGAACAAAAAACGGAATTAAAATAATCACAGATGATGATATTCCTACAAATCCTGAAAAAAATACTGCTGGACTAGTTGTAAAAAACATGAAGAAGAAATTCAAAATTGGAGAAGGTGTTGAAATCAAAATCAAAAAAGGGATTCCTGCAGGCTTTGGCATGGGAAGTAGTGCTGCATCAGCTGCTGCAACTGCAGTGGCATTTGACAAATTATTTAGTCTAAAGCTTAATGGCAATAGTTTGGTAGAGTTTGCAGGATCTGGAGAAAAAGCTAGTGCTGGAACAGTTCATTATGATAATGTAGCAGCTTCTGTATTAGGAGGATTTGTAATTGTAAAAACAAATCCTTTAGACATAATTAGAATTGAGCCTCCAGCTAATCTTAGAATGTGTGTTGCAGTTCCAACAATTAATGTTCCAAAAAAGAAAACTAAGGTTTCAAGAGGAGTCATTCCAAAAAAGATCAAACTAACAGATAGTATTTTGAATTTATCAAATGCTTCTGCAATCGTAGCAGGATTTATGAAAAAAGATCCTGAAATGATTGGAAATTCAATAAAAGACGTGATAGTTGAACCTGCAAGAAAGCATATGATTCCAGGATTTACCAAAGTTAAAGAAAATGCCATTAAAGCAGGCGCATTAGGCGTAACGATAAGCGGAGCAGGACCTTCAGTGATTGCATTTTCAAAAAGTTCAGCTGATTTGAAAAAGATCAGTTTAGCCATGTCCAAAGGATTTGCATCTGCAAATACAAAATGTCAAACTATAATTTGTAAACCTAGCAAAGGTGCAGCAGACAAGAGAAAATAG
- a CDS encoding thiamine biosynthesis protein, whose protein sequence is MDEISYVVVFPTIFSKNKIPYLISNIKKILKIKNQQFKSVKRDGDVILVDANDPVFALSAINLLFGIEKIAIARQVKNDFQSIVSEITSIGGNLLLKGEKFLVKVEGISKGFVTKDVEIAATSNIIEKKMSSGAHPGTDENFDKLLYTYLTKSSAYVCIFLDKGKGGIPYQSQNQKTICAIFDEISAVSCYETIKQGHDVDILVCYRQKSELMNLAKIINQIIPRLVQDKIKLEFLQLKINPNGTKNYLIFINSILEILLRYPNSHVSLALSPLIFSLEFIDNSLKKVFEKKKIPILPLAGVDSSLFDEAKEIGLERNIKKLEKMVTIATNEIPSFLKKEVEFALKTKKTITVHLGPNNVHDILDSLENH, encoded by the coding sequence ATGGATGAAATATCATATGTTGTAGTTTTTCCAACTATATTTTCAAAAAATAAAATTCCATATCTAATTTCAAATATTAAAAAAATTCTTAAAATAAAAAATCAGCAATTTAAGTCTGTTAAACGTGATGGGGATGTTATTCTAGTTGATGCAAATGATCCTGTCTTTGCATTATCAGCAATAAATTTACTTTTTGGAATTGAAAAGATTGCAATTGCAAGACAAGTAAAAAATGATTTTCAAAGTATTGTTTCTGAAATTACTTCTATTGGCGGTAACTTGCTCTTAAAAGGAGAAAAATTTCTAGTTAAAGTAGAAGGAATATCAAAAGGATTTGTAACCAAGGATGTAGAAATTGCAGCTACGTCAAATATTATAGAAAAGAAAATGAGTTCAGGAGCTCATCCAGGAACAGATGAAAATTTTGATAAATTATTATACACATATTTAACAAAAAGTAGTGCATATGTTTGCATTTTTTTAGATAAAGGTAAAGGAGGAATACCATATCAATCACAAAATCAAAAAACTATATGTGCAATATTTGATGAGATCTCTGCAGTTTCTTGTTATGAGACGATCAAACAAGGTCATGATGTGGATATACTAGTTTGTTATAGACAGAAATCAGAGTTGATGAATCTTGCAAAGATAATTAATCAAATTATTCCAAGACTAGTGCAAGACAAAATAAAACTTGAATTTTTACAACTTAAAATTAATCCTAATGGAACGAAAAATTATCTAATTTTTATAAATTCTATATTAGAGATACTATTACGATATCCTAACAGTCATGTGTCATTAGCATTGTCTCCACTAATTTTTTCTCTAGAATTTATCGATAATTCATTAAAAAAAGTTTTTGAAAAAAAGAAAATACCTATTTTGCCACTAGCTGGCGTGGATTCTAGTTTGTTTGATGAAGCAAAAGAGATTGGATTGGAAAGAAACATCAAAAAATTAGAAAAAATGGTGACTATTGCAACAAATGAAATTCCATCTTTTTTAAAAAAAGAAGTTGAATTTGCACTGAAAACAAAGAAAACCATTACAGTTCATCTAGGACCTAACAATGTTCATGATATTTTAGATTCATTAGAGAATCACTGA
- a CDS encoding ATP/GTP-binding protein produces MKTIFVSGTAGSGKSLLSSKLHEYYTKNGAFAAVLNLDPGVENLAYTCDVDVRDYVDYVSIMQQYDLGPNGAMVMANDLIASKIDEIQNDVNKVNPDYLIVDTPGQIELFAYRSSGRFIIENLTSEEKTSIFLFDGVLINTPVNFVSIALLATSIRLRLNLPTINVLTKSDLIGDKLKDILQWSTNLKTLENAIAKDTDGDTYALTTNILRGLNLGGFAQGLIPISNITGDGFVNLEGALSRILNLGEEVED; encoded by the coding sequence TTGAAAACAATTTTTGTTTCAGGTACTGCAGGATCAGGAAAATCATTACTTTCATCAAAGCTTCATGAATATTATACAAAAAATGGGGCATTTGCAGCTGTATTGAATTTGGATCCAGGTGTAGAGAATTTAGCCTATACTTGTGATGTGGATGTCAGAGATTATGTAGATTATGTATCAATCATGCAACAATATGATCTAGGACCAAATGGTGCTATGGTAATGGCAAACGATTTGATTGCATCAAAAATAGATGAGATTCAAAATGATGTAAACAAAGTAAATCCAGATTATCTAATTGTGGACACACCAGGCCAGATTGAATTATTTGCATATCGTTCTAGTGGACGTTTCATTATTGAAAATCTCACATCAGAAGAAAAAACAAGCATATTTCTTTTTGATGGTGTACTAATCAATACCCCAGTAAATTTTGTTTCAATTGCATTACTTGCTACATCAATAAGATTACGTTTGAATTTGCCAACAATTAACGTTCTTACAAAATCAGATCTTATAGGCGATAAATTAAAAGACATTTTGCAATGGTCTACTAATTTGAAAACTTTGGAAAACGCTATTGCTAAAGATACAGATGGTGACACATACGCATTAACTACAAATATTTTGCGTGGGTTAAATTTGGGCGGGTTTGCACAGGGATTAATTCCAATATCAAACATTACAGGGGATGGTTTTGTGAATCTTGAAGGAGCTCTAAGCAGAATTCTTAATTTGGGCGAGGAGGTAGAAGACTAG
- a CDS encoding SDR family NAD(P)-dependent oxidoreductase, which translates to MDFKNKIVLITGASSGIGRESAIEFAKLGANVVLVSRRKDKLEQVANELKKFNVTTMICQCDVSDKNQVKEMSKMVLEKFNSVDILVNNAGFAIYGSVSELSIDEIESQMKTNYFGMIYCIKNFLPSMLVKKSGHIVNVASVAASFGLPGIASYCASKFAMLGFSEGLKHELKNSGVGITVVSPIMVRTDFFEHPSFEKMPKFSPTSLSSKTVAKAILKAANSPRLEIIVPSVVRGAVWMKNTFPYFVNPILGKSFKKQLDSMKNAKIYSSKSSSADSLEPTSSNSNDFNSN; encoded by the coding sequence GTGGATTTTAAAAATAAAATTGTTTTAATTACTGGTGCATCCTCAGGAATTGGTAGAGAATCTGCAATAGAATTTGCAAAATTAGGAGCTAACGTTGTTTTAGTTTCAAGAAGAAAAGATAAGCTTGAACAAGTCGCTAATGAATTAAAAAAATTCAATGTTACTACAATGATTTGTCAATGTGATGTATCTGATAAAAACCAAGTAAAAGAAATGTCAAAAATGGTTTTAGAAAAATTCAATTCAGTTGATATTTTAGTAAATAATGCAGGTTTTGCAATTTATGGTTCTGTATCTGAACTTAGTATTGATGAAATAGAATCTCAGATGAAAACCAATTATTTTGGAATGATTTACTGCATCAAAAATTTTCTTCCGTCTATGTTAGTAAAAAAATCTGGTCATATTGTCAATGTTGCATCTGTTGCAGCAAGCTTTGGTTTACCTGGTATTGCTTCTTACTGTGCATCAAAGTTTGCAATGCTTGGATTTTCAGAAGGTCTAAAACATGAATTAAAAAATTCTGGAGTTGGAATTACTGTTGTTAGTCCAATTATGGTTAGAACTGATTTCTTTGAACATCCATCATTTGAAAAAATGCCAAAATTTTCTCCAACCTCACTTAGCTCCAAAACTGTAGCAAAAGCGATCTTAAAAGCAGCAAATTCTCCAAGATTAGAAATTATAGTTCCTTCTGTAGTACGAGGTGCAGTATGGATGAAAAATACGTTTCCATATTTTGTTAACCCTATTTTAGGCAAATCTTTCAAAAAACAACTAGATTCAATGAAAAATGCCAAAATTTATTCTTCTAAATCTTCATCTGCAGATTCACTAGAGCCTACATCTAGTAATTCCAATGATTTTAATTCAAATTGA